The following proteins are encoded in a genomic region of Sulfurimonas sp. HSL3-7:
- a CDS encoding ABC transporter ATP-binding protein gives MQAITWKTLLEEAKPYRFKIILAQFVALFAVLVSLPVPLLFPLLIDQIILNKPAELVAAIKFLFDPSQPYYYILIVLGVTLGLRLLYLLLNVIQLRLFIGLSKAIIYTIRKRLLSHLEKVSVAEYEALGGGGVSAKMVTDIDTIDAFIGVSISKFAVSLFSLTGIAVILLYINWKLGLIILLINPLVLGLTVYLGRRVRKLKATENQKVEHFQNDLSETLDLFVQIRAFNQEKHYIKKMIANAKAIKEASTAFGWKSEAAGQLSGFVFLSGFEFFRATAMLMVLFSNLSLGEMFAVLGYLWFMVTPLQDFLQIIFSYQNANSALERLNKLLALKQEPQFAHLHNPFKERETNTLRLENVSFSYGEKEVLHDISMEIPKGKTVALLGSSGSGKSTLAQIILGLYANEKGKVYVDDIPIDEIGLDQLREHIALVLQSPRMFNDTLRNNLTLGREVEEKRLYEAISIAQLDTVLEKLNKGLDTMIGKEGVRLSGGERQRLAIARMLVHRPNLVILDESTSALDVHTEKNLFTSLCDFLEGKSMLIIAHRLSSVEHADYIYVLNEGRIVESGTPKELLAEKGHYHQFVKEQR, from the coding sequence ATGCAGGCTATTACATGGAAGACCCTTCTCGAGGAAGCGAAGCCTTATCGTTTTAAGATAATCTTGGCGCAATTTGTCGCGCTTTTCGCCGTTTTGGTCTCCCTGCCTGTTCCGCTTCTTTTTCCGCTGCTCATCGATCAGATCATCCTGAACAAGCCGGCGGAGCTGGTCGCCGCGATCAAGTTCCTGTTCGACCCGAGCCAGCCCTACTACTACATCCTGATCGTGCTCGGCGTCACTCTGGGTCTGCGTCTGCTCTATCTGCTGCTCAACGTCATACAGCTGCGTCTTTTTATCGGGCTCTCAAAAGCTATTATCTACACCATCCGTAAACGGCTTCTGAGTCATTTGGAAAAAGTATCGGTTGCCGAGTATGAGGCGCTCGGCGGCGGGGGCGTGAGCGCCAAGATGGTGACCGATATCGACACGATCGATGCTTTCATCGGCGTCAGCATCTCCAAGTTCGCCGTGTCGCTCTTCTCGCTCACCGGTATTGCGGTTATTTTGCTTTATATCAACTGGAAGCTGGGGTTGATCATCCTGCTGATCAACCCGCTGGTTCTGGGGCTTACGGTTTATCTTGGGCGCCGTGTCCGAAAGCTCAAAGCGACGGAGAACCAGAAAGTGGAGCACTTTCAGAATGATCTGAGCGAGACGCTGGATCTCTTCGTGCAGATCCGGGCCTTTAACCAGGAGAAACACTACATCAAAAAGATGATCGCCAATGCGAAAGCGATCAAAGAGGCCTCGACCGCGTTCGGCTGGAAAAGCGAGGCGGCAGGGCAGCTTTCGGGTTTCGTCTTTTTGTCAGGCTTTGAGTTCTTTCGTGCCACCGCAATGCTGATGGTGCTGTTTTCGAACCTCTCTCTTGGCGAGATGTTCGCGGTACTGGGCTACCTCTGGTTTATGGTGACGCCGCTGCAGGACTTTTTGCAGATCATCTTCTCGTATCAAAATGCCAACAGCGCACTGGAACGTCTTAATAAACTGCTGGCTTTGAAACAGGAACCGCAGTTTGCGCATCTTCACAACCCTTTCAAAGAGCGTGAGACCAACACGCTTAGGCTGGAGAATGTCTCTTTCTCGTACGGCGAAAAAGAGGTGCTGCATGATATCTCCATGGAGATACCGAAAGGCAAAACGGTGGCGCTCCTGGGCTCCAGTGGAAGCGGCAAAAGCACCCTGGCACAGATCATCCTGGGGCTCTACGCCAACGAGAAGGGGAAAGTCTATGTCGATGATATCCCTATTGACGAGATAGGCCTGGACCAGCTCCGCGAGCACATCGCCCTTGTCCTGCAGTCGCCGCGCATGTTCAACGATACGCTGAGGAACAATCTCACCCTGGGCAGAGAGGTAGAGGAGAAGAGGCTCTATGAGGCGATCAGCATCGCACAGCTTGACACGGTTCTTGAAAAACTGAACAAGGGGCTCGATACGATGATCGGTAAAGAGGGCGTCCGCCTCTCCGGCGGGGAGCGCCAGCGTCTGGCGATCGCAAGAATGCTGGTCCATCGGCCGAATCTCGTCATTCTGGATGAATCGACCTCGGCGCTCGATGTTCATACCGAAAAAAATCTCTTTACCTCGCTGTGTGATTTTCTGGAGGGCAAAAGCATGCTGATCATTGCCCACCGCCTCAGCAGCGTGGAACACGCGGATTACATCTATGTTCTGAACGAGGGGCGCATTGTCGAGTCGGGGACCCCGAAAGAGCTGCTCGCCGAGAAGGGGCATTACCATCAATTCGTCAAAGAACAGCGGTGA
- a CDS encoding hydrolase, whose product MNSSFSPMKGFSNAHLQTVLPSLLNRKREARFVHEVFELADGDFLDLAWHQLPSLDIRPLIVIFHGLAGSVRSPYAFRMMEALDRSGFNSVVMHFRGCFKEPNRLARAYHSGETGDAKAFLGYLVRAYPGRKIGAVGYSLGGNMLIKLQGELGDASPLFAAVSVSAPIRLEQTADFMNRGVSRFYQKLLVDDLKKSLLQKFDRHDYAKLIGLKKEDVYHIKSFWEYDDLFTGPIHGFNGAAEYYEKSSGYDYLFKIAKKTLVIHALDDPFMPPSVLPNESALPPEIVMEVSRNGGHVGFVGGSIGRPLFWLEKRIPDFFGNHLLD is encoded by the coding sequence GTGAACTCCTCTTTCAGCCCGATGAAGGGGTTCTCCAATGCCCACCTCCAGACGGTTCTGCCCTCCCTGTTGAACAGAAAAAGAGAAGCACGTTTTGTCCATGAAGTCTTCGAGCTTGCGGACGGCGACTTCCTCGACCTGGCCTGGCATCAGCTGCCGTCGCTAGATATTCGTCCTCTGATCGTCATCTTTCACGGGCTGGCGGGTTCGGTCCGTTCGCCTTACGCCTTCAGGATGATGGAAGCGCTCGATCGAAGCGGTTTTAATTCGGTCGTGATGCATTTTCGGGGCTGTTTCAAGGAGCCCAACCGTTTAGCGCGGGCCTATCACAGCGGTGAGACGGGGGATGCCAAAGCGTTTCTGGGCTACCTTGTCAGAGCGTACCCCGGTCGGAAAATCGGTGCTGTCGGCTATTCGCTCGGCGGCAATATGCTGATCAAACTTCAGGGCGAACTCGGCGACGCATCGCCTCTTTTTGCGGCCGTCAGCGTCTCGGCGCCGATCCGTCTGGAACAGACGGCCGATTTTATGAACAGGGGAGTGTCGCGTTTTTACCAAAAACTGTTGGTGGATGATCTTAAAAAGAGCCTGCTTCAAAAGTTTGATCGGCATGACTATGCGAAACTTATCGGGTTGAAAAAAGAGGATGTCTACCATATAAAGAGCTTTTGGGAATACGACGATCTCTTTACCGGCCCCATTCACGGTTTCAACGGCGCTGCAGAGTACTATGAAAAGTCGAGCGGATATGATTACCTCTTCAAGATTGCAAAAAAGACTCTGGTCATCCACGCTCTGGATGATCCGTTTATGCCGCCGAGTGTATTGCCGAATGAGAGCGCTTTACCGCCAGAGATAGTGATGGAAGTGAGCCGTAATGGCGGTCATGTCGGATTTGTCGGAGGGAGTATCGGGAGGCCCTTATTTTGGCTTGAAAAGCGCATACCCGACTTTTTTGGTAACCATTTGTTAGATTGA
- a CDS encoding GGDEF domain-containing protein — MKYIYPVFVLVLSILFMMSDGGFYELNTDIDYFGLALYGSITIIMLLALFIVQKIIDVEEVYYYLMAGFTFVYVSLFMSTMEKVYAYPVSEVTTLEDLFRLVGFGFVIVAIIKWIKYNEDVKKKLIELASIDDLTGVMNRRVFDIELKREFANAKRYRKDLSLITIDLDNFKEINDKHGHFFGDLVLKMFTKEVASLLREGDIFSRWGGDEFIVLLPQTGKKGALKVAEKIRYAVKNIHIRTDHTNIYFTVSLGVSGYESDDKDAMLIMERADKALYDAKKAGRDKSVLL, encoded by the coding sequence TTGAAATATATCTATCCGGTTTTCGTGCTGGTACTATCGATTTTATTTATGATGTCAGACGGCGGTTTTTATGAATTGAATACCGATATAGATTATTTCGGTCTTGCGCTGTATGGCAGCATTACGATCATTATGCTGCTCGCTCTTTTTATCGTGCAGAAGATCATAGATGTTGAAGAGGTCTATTACTATCTGATGGCCGGCTTTACGTTTGTCTATGTCTCCCTTTTTATGAGTACGATGGAGAAGGTTTATGCCTACCCCGTTTCAGAGGTAACCACCCTCGAAGATCTTTTCCGTCTGGTCGGCTTCGGTTTTGTTATCGTGGCGATTATCAAATGGATCAAATATAACGAAGATGTTAAGAAAAAACTGATCGAGCTGGCAAGCATTGATGATCTGACCGGTGTCATGAACCGACGGGTCTTTGATATTGAGCTCAAACGTGAGTTTGCCAATGCCAAACGTTACAGGAAGGATCTCTCTTTGATCACGATCGATCTGGATAATTTCAAAGAGATCAATGACAAGCATGGCCATTTTTTCGGCGACCTGGTATTGAAAATGTTTACAAAAGAGGTCGCCTCCCTTCTGCGCGAAGGGGATATTTTCAGCCGTTGGGGCGGGGACGAGTTTATCGTGCTTTTACCCCAAACCGGCAAGAAAGGTGCTCTGAAAGTAGCGGAGAAGATCCGTTATGCCGTGAAAAATATTCATATCAGGACGGACCATACCAATATCTATTTCACCGTTAGTCTGGGTGTCAGCGGATATGAAAGCGACGACAAAGATGCAATGTTGATTATGGAACGTGCGGACAAGGCCCTTTATGATGCAAAAAAAGCGGGGCGTGATAAAAGCGTCCTGCTTTAG
- a CDS encoding chorismate mutase, producing MELKTCHTLQEVRTEIDKLDDQIVELIGARNSYIKQAAKFKNTVEEVKDPKRIDEVMTKIRHKALTLGMSPNLLEEIYTIMINEMVESEISEFRNANVF from the coding sequence ATGGAATTAAAAACATGTCATACGTTACAGGAAGTACGTACCGAGATCGATAAACTCGACGACCAGATCGTGGAGCTTATCGGTGCCCGCAACAGCTATATCAAGCAGGCGGCAAAATTCAAAAATACGGTGGAAGAGGTCAAAGATCCCAAACGCATCGACGAGGTGATGACCAAGATACGCCACAAAGCCTTGACACTCGGTATGTCACCGAACCTGCTTGAAGAGATCTATACGATCATGATCAACGAGATGGTAGAGTCGGAGATCTCCGAGTTCAGAAACGCCAACGTTTTTTAA